From the Streptomyces sp. 846.5 genome, the window TCCGACGCCAACCAGGCCAGCGCCCCCACCTACCCGGCATACGTACCGGCGGCCGATGCGTGGCTGGCCAACCCCGACAACCGGAAGTACTTCGCCACCGACGTCAGCAGCGCCTTCAAGACCGCCGCCGACGAGGTGTGGACCGGCTGGTCCAACACCAGGTTCAGCGACGCCACCGCCTGGTCCAGCGTCGTGCTGCCCGCGCTGACCGCCGGCAAGACGCTCACCGCGACCCTGCCCGCCTGGCAGACGGCCATCGCCGACCAGGCGAAGTCCGTGGGATACCAGGTGACCACCCAGTGACGCTGCTGCAATCGCGGCGCGTCACAGCTCCCGCCCGCCGCCGCGGTCTTCCGCGGCGGCGGAGCGGGGGCCTCGCGGGTTACCTCTTCGTCGCCGGCTACGCGGTCCTGCTGCTCGCCTTCGGCGTCTTCCCCACGGTGTACGCGTTCTACCTCTCGCTGACCAACGACCGGGGCCAGTTCACCGGCGTCAACCAGTTCGTCAAGGTGGCCCAGGACTACCGGTTCGTCCCCGCCTTCACCGACATGCTGCTCTACCTGGCCATGTGGCTGGTGGTGCTGGTGGTGCTGACCGTCCTGGTGGCTGTGGTGCTCCGCGGCCGTATGCGGCCCGGCCTCTCGGCGCTGTTCCGCTTCCTGTTCTACATCCCCGGCGCGCTGGCCGGCGTGGCCAGTGTGCTGGTCTGGCTGTTCATGCTCGACCCGGCCGTCAGCCCGGTCTCCTGGCTGCTGGACTCGCTCGGACTCCACACGTTCGCAGCCGTGCTGACGCCCGGAAACCTGCCGGTGATCTTCGTCCTGATCGCCTTCTGGACCGGCGCCGGCGGCTGGATCGTGGTGATGTACGGAGCCCTCAACAACATCCCCGACGAGGTCCTGGAGGCAGCCAGGATGGACGGGGCCGGACCGTGGCGGACCGCCTGGCACATCCAGATCCCGATGATCCGGCAGTGGATCGCCTACATGGCGATCCTCGCCTTCGCCGCCGGCACACAGCTCTTCGTCGAACCCCAGCTGCTCCAGACGGCGAGCCTGGGCCGGGTCACCCCGACCTGGTCCCCCAACCAGCTCGCCTACGTCTTCGCCTTCCAGCAGGGCGACTTCAACGGCGCCGCCGCGATCTCCGTCTTCCTGCTGGCCCTCGGCCTGGTCGGAGCCGGCGTACTGGTGCGGCGCTCGGACATGTTCAAGGTGGATG encodes:
- a CDS encoding sugar ABC transporter permease; this encodes MTLLQSRRVTAPARRRGLPRRRSGGLAGYLFVAGYAVLLLAFGVFPTVYAFYLSLTNDRGQFTGVNQFVKVAQDYRFVPAFTDMLLYLAMWLVVLVVLTVLVAVVLRGRMRPGLSALFRFLFYIPGALAGVASVLVWLFMLDPAVSPVSWLLDSLGLHTFAAVLTPGNLPVIFVLIAFWTGAGGWIVVMYGALNNIPDEVLEAARMDGAGPWRTAWHIQIPMIRQWIAYMAILAFAAGTQLFVEPQLLQTASLGRVTPTWSPNQLAYVFAFQQGDFNGAAAISVFLLALGLVGAGVLVRRSDMFKVDDA